One Amorphoplanes digitatis genomic window carries:
- a CDS encoding TetR/AcrR family transcriptional regulator, translating into MTGKGLRERRREELLGDLRAIAQRHLTENGAAALSLRAVAREAGIAVSALYRYFPDRDGLLTDLLVRAFDQQADAVEQAGAAAAGPAVALTDGLHAYRRWSVAHPAEFGLAYGTPVPGYRAPGEQTIRAGARVGDFLHHLLVTAYDQDLVDRAAVARREARLRPETVEQLTVLRRRRGYGGPVALTALAMDTFVTVHGFVAMEVFGQLRPVTPDAAGYFDEIVEAQLRAIGLTGAAATPVEP; encoded by the coding sequence ATGACGGGCAAGGGGCTGCGCGAACGCCGGAGAGAGGAGCTGCTCGGCGATCTGCGCGCCATCGCGCAGCGGCACCTCACCGAGAACGGCGCGGCCGCCCTGTCGCTGCGGGCCGTGGCGCGCGAGGCGGGCATCGCCGTCTCGGCCCTCTACCGCTACTTCCCCGACCGCGACGGGCTGCTCACCGACCTGCTCGTACGCGCCTTCGACCAGCAGGCCGACGCGGTGGAGCAGGCCGGGGCCGCGGCGGCCGGCCCCGCCGTCGCGCTGACGGACGGGCTACACGCGTACCGACGCTGGTCGGTGGCGCATCCGGCCGAGTTCGGGCTGGCATACGGCACGCCGGTGCCGGGCTACCGCGCGCCCGGCGAGCAGACCATCCGTGCCGGTGCCCGGGTCGGCGACTTCCTGCACCACCTGCTCGTCACGGCGTACGACCAGGATCTGGTCGATCGCGCGGCGGTGGCACGACGGGAGGCGCGGCTGCGGCCGGAGACGGTCGAGCAGCTGACCGTGCTGCGCCGGCGGCGCGGGTACGGCGGGCCGGTCGCGTTGACGGCGCTGGCGATGGACACGTTCGTGACGGTGCACGGCTTCGTCGCCATGGAGGTCTTCGGCCAACTGCGCCCGGTCACGCCGGACGCCGCCGGGTATTTCGACGAGATCGTCGAGGCTCAGCTGCGCGCCATCGGCCTGACCGGGGCAGCGGCGACGCCGGTCGAGCCCTAG
- a CDS encoding carbohydrate-binding protein, whose amino-acid sequence MRHSYRWAALAAAALTIAAGVVTSPAVLAAPTGAIMVACAAPAWAEGTSYAAGAQVTYAGRLYRARVAHTPPVGAGWNPVAAASLWEDLGACDTTTPPTTPPTTPPTSPPPPTTAGLPHAPYVDMGAWPSPSLPTMVTSGNLKHVTLAFITASACKAMWFNAYDPRQGWARDQIDAVRARGGDVKISFGGATGIELAQACTSVAALQAEYQAVVTAYQLKYIDLDIEGSATAEPASVARRSQALAALQRANPGLRVSFTLPVLPEGLTADGLNVIRSARDAGVAVDLVNVMAMDYYRNGDYGNFAVDAANATFNQLKSLYPGRTDAQVWKMVGVTPMLGVNDDGRVYDQADARQLVAFAQGRHLGMLSFWELGRDKNACTGALYMCTNIPQQPYEFSRIFAAYNG is encoded by the coding sequence ATGAGGCATTCGTACCGCTGGGCGGCACTGGCCGCCGCCGCCCTGACCATCGCCGCGGGAGTCGTGACGTCCCCCGCCGTCCTCGCCGCGCCGACCGGCGCGATCATGGTGGCCTGCGCGGCCCCCGCCTGGGCCGAGGGCACCAGCTACGCCGCCGGCGCCCAGGTGACCTACGCCGGGCGCCTCTACCGGGCCCGGGTGGCGCACACCCCGCCGGTGGGCGCCGGCTGGAATCCCGTCGCCGCGGCCTCCCTCTGGGAGGACCTCGGCGCCTGCGACACCACCACCCCGCCGACCACCCCGCCGACGACCCCGCCCACCTCGCCGCCGCCGCCGACGACGGCCGGGCTGCCGCATGCCCCGTACGTCGACATGGGCGCGTGGCCGTCGCCGAGCCTGCCCACGATGGTGACCAGCGGGAACCTCAAGCACGTGACGCTGGCGTTCATCACGGCGTCCGCCTGCAAGGCCATGTGGTTCAACGCGTACGACCCGCGGCAGGGCTGGGCCCGCGACCAGATCGACGCGGTCCGCGCCCGCGGCGGCGACGTGAAGATCTCGTTCGGCGGCGCGACCGGCATCGAGCTGGCGCAGGCGTGCACCAGCGTGGCCGCGCTCCAGGCCGAGTACCAGGCCGTGGTCACCGCGTACCAGCTGAAGTACATCGACCTGGACATCGAGGGCAGCGCGACCGCCGAACCCGCCTCGGTGGCCCGGCGCTCGCAGGCGCTGGCCGCCCTGCAACGGGCCAACCCCGGCCTGCGGGTGTCGTTCACCCTGCCGGTGCTGCCCGAGGGCCTGACCGCGGACGGCCTGAACGTGATCCGCTCGGCACGCGACGCCGGCGTCGCCGTCGACCTGGTCAACGTCATGGCGATGGACTACTACCGCAACGGCGACTACGGCAACTTCGCCGTCGACGCCGCTAACGCGACGTTCAACCAGCTGAAGTCGCTGTACCCCGGCCGTACCGATGCACAGGTCTGGAAGATGGTCGGCGTGACGCCGATGCTGGGCGTGAACGACGACGGCCGCGTCTACGACCAGGCGGACGCACGCCAGCTGGTCGCCTTCGCGCAGGGCCGGCACCTCGGCATGCTGAGCTTCTGGGAGCTCGGCCGGGACAAGAACGCCTGCACCGGCGCGCTGTACATGTGCACGAACATCCCACAGCAGCCGTACGAGTTCAGCCGCATCTTCGCCGCCTACAACGGCTGA
- a CDS encoding DUF4386 domain-containing protein, protein MQAVDTARRMPVTGLLLVAAGVLAAAGSTILGDAFDWPASLDHGAADALPAFAAHATAIRLGFYLNLLSSLVLIPVAIAFSAALGPASIAVRSLTAFGVAGALAQTLGWVRWPLAVPRLADAYLAAAPGSAERAAVGASYDLINAYAGGAVGEHLGWLLQGIWAVGIGVLLARSTFLPRWLGMAGAALAAVWLPFTAASGFTGSHVGAVATIGTLTYTIWYVWLLVVGVVLLVRARRQ, encoded by the coding sequence ATGCAAGCTGTCGACACCGCCCGCCGAATGCCCGTCACCGGCCTGTTGCTGGTCGCCGCCGGGGTGCTCGCCGCCGCGGGCAGCACGATCCTGGGCGACGCCTTCGACTGGCCCGCCAGCCTCGACCACGGTGCCGCCGACGCGCTTCCCGCGTTCGCCGCGCACGCCACCGCGATCAGGCTCGGCTTCTATCTCAACCTGCTGAGCAGCCTGGTGCTGATACCGGTGGCGATCGCCTTCTCGGCCGCGCTCGGCCCCGCCTCGATCGCGGTCCGGTCGCTCACGGCGTTCGGCGTGGCCGGCGCGCTGGCACAGACCCTCGGCTGGGTGCGCTGGCCGCTGGCCGTACCGCGGCTCGCCGACGCCTACCTCGCCGCGGCGCCGGGCTCCGCGGAACGCGCCGCCGTCGGCGCGTCCTACGACCTCATCAACGCGTACGCGGGCGGCGCCGTCGGCGAGCACCTCGGCTGGCTGCTCCAGGGCATCTGGGCCGTCGGCATCGGCGTCCTGCTCGCGCGCTCCACGTTCCTGCCGCGATGGCTCGGCATGGCCGGCGCCGCGCTCGCCGCGGTCTGGCTGCCGTTCACCGCGGCGAGCGGCTTCACCGGTTCACATGTCGGCGCCGTCGCCACGATCGGAACCCTGACCTACACCATCTGGTACGTCTGGCTCCTGGTCGTCGGCGTCGTTCTCCTGGTACGCGCTCGACGGCAATAA
- a CDS encoding ATP-grasp domain-containing protein gives MNIVLIEPAFPPTQRHFARALAEVGATVIGVGERHVDALDDQLKSWMTHYHQVPNVTDVGALTDTVRWIQDKVWVDRLEATIEAHTLAAAQVRENCTIPGTSARTAWLCRDKPSMKEVLRSAGVPTAASTAASTAEQVHEFADAIGYPLILKPRTGAGAQDTIRVDNREQLDEALGRFGGQHVSSIAVEEFVEGHEGFYDTVSIDGHAALDFVSHYYPNVLEAMRTRWISPQFVSTNRVDSPSSDYAELREMGARVNEALGIGTSATHMEWFFGPKGLRFSEIGCRPPGVGAWDLYSAGNDLDIYREWANAVVHGHIATRPSRQFATGIVALRPDRDGNITGYSGVDDVQARSGQWVIDAHLPPPGTPTQPVEAGYWANAYVRMRHPDYDTLRELLDDVGRTVQVHAG, from the coding sequence GTGAACATCGTCCTCATCGAGCCGGCGTTCCCCCCGACGCAGCGCCACTTCGCCCGCGCCCTGGCGGAGGTCGGTGCGACGGTGATCGGCGTCGGCGAGCGCCACGTCGATGCCCTCGACGACCAGCTCAAGAGCTGGATGACGCACTATCACCAGGTGCCGAACGTGACCGACGTCGGCGCCCTGACCGACACCGTCCGGTGGATACAGGACAAGGTCTGGGTCGACCGGCTCGAGGCCACCATCGAGGCGCACACCCTCGCGGCCGCCCAGGTGCGGGAGAACTGCACGATCCCCGGCACGTCGGCGCGCACGGCCTGGCTGTGCCGCGACAAGCCGTCGATGAAGGAGGTGCTGCGCTCCGCCGGGGTGCCGACGGCGGCGTCGACCGCCGCGTCGACCGCCGAGCAGGTGCACGAGTTCGCCGACGCGATCGGGTACCCGCTGATCCTCAAGCCGCGCACCGGCGCCGGCGCGCAGGACACCATCCGGGTCGACAACAGGGAGCAGCTCGACGAGGCGCTCGGCCGCTTCGGCGGCCAGCACGTGTCGTCGATCGCGGTCGAGGAGTTCGTCGAGGGCCACGAGGGCTTCTACGACACCGTGTCGATCGACGGGCACGCCGCCCTGGACTTCGTCTCGCACTACTACCCGAACGTGCTGGAGGCGATGCGTACGCGATGGATCTCGCCCCAGTTCGTCTCCACCAACCGGGTCGACTCGCCGTCGTCGGACTACGCCGAACTGCGGGAGATGGGCGCCCGCGTCAACGAGGCACTGGGGATCGGGACCAGCGCCACCCACATGGAATGGTTCTTCGGGCCGAAGGGCCTGCGGTTCTCCGAGATCGGCTGCCGGCCGCCCGGCGTCGGTGCCTGGGACCTCTACTCGGCGGGCAACGACCTCGACATCTACCGGGAGTGGGCGAACGCGGTGGTGCACGGGCACATCGCCACCCGTCCGTCGCGACAGTTCGCCACCGGGATCGTCGCGCTGCGCCCGGACCGCGACGGCAATATCACCGGCTACTCCGGCGTCGACGACGTGCAGGCCCGCTCCGGCCAGTGGGTGATCGACGCGCACCTGCCGCCGCCCGGCACACCGACCCAGCCGGTCGAGGCCGGCTACTGGGCGAACGCGTACGTCCGGATGCGCCACCCGGACTACGACACGCTGCGGGAACTCCTCGACGACGTGGGCCGCACCGTCCAGGTGCACGCCGGGTGA
- a CDS encoding ATP-grasp domain-containing protein, protein MNVVMLSPGYPAEMAYFTRALAAVGATVIGVGDQPPSELPAAARDALAHYEHVSLADDDAVLAALHGLARNARIEQVECLWEPYMVLAARIRESFGLPGLTVAQTVPFRDKERMKQAIDAAGIRTPRHAAATSVHGVWEAAERIGYPMIVKPIAGAGSADTYRIDGPEELSTVLPLLRHVAEVSVEEFIDGEEFTYDTICANGSVLFENMLWYRPRPLQMKQHEWISPVSISLRDLEVPDLRAGREMGAAVIAALGFTTGFTHMEWYRKDDGEAVFGEIGARVAGARVADLMNYATAGDVYVAWAEAVVHGRLSRPLERRYNAGAVFKRARGAGAITRVEGLEKLLTEYGDAVAMIDLLPVGAQRRDWQATVTSDGTVIVRHTELQPVIEMTERFAADLQLYAG, encoded by the coding sequence ATGAACGTCGTGATGCTGTCGCCCGGATATCCGGCCGAGATGGCCTACTTCACCCGGGCGCTGGCCGCGGTCGGCGCGACCGTGATCGGCGTCGGTGATCAGCCGCCGTCCGAGCTGCCGGCGGCGGCCCGGGACGCCCTCGCACACTACGAGCACGTGTCGCTCGCCGACGACGACGCGGTGCTGGCGGCCCTGCACGGTCTCGCCCGGAACGCGCGGATCGAGCAGGTGGAGTGCCTCTGGGAGCCGTACATGGTGCTCGCCGCGCGGATCCGGGAGTCGTTCGGCCTGCCCGGCCTGACGGTCGCGCAGACCGTGCCGTTCCGGGACAAGGAACGCATGAAGCAGGCGATCGACGCCGCCGGCATCCGCACACCCCGGCACGCCGCCGCGACGAGCGTGCACGGGGTGTGGGAGGCCGCCGAGCGCATCGGCTACCCGATGATCGTCAAGCCGATCGCCGGCGCCGGCTCGGCGGACACCTACCGGATCGACGGCCCCGAGGAGCTGTCCACCGTGCTGCCGCTGCTGCGGCACGTCGCCGAGGTCAGCGTCGAGGAGTTCATCGACGGCGAGGAATTCACGTACGACACCATCTGCGCGAACGGCAGCGTGCTCTTCGAGAACATGCTGTGGTACCGCCCCCGCCCGTTGCAGATGAAGCAGCACGAGTGGATCAGCCCGGTGTCCATCTCGCTGCGCGACCTGGAGGTCCCGGACCTGCGGGCGGGGCGGGAGATGGGCGCGGCGGTCATCGCGGCGCTGGGCTTCACCACCGGCTTCACCCACATGGAGTGGTACCGCAAGGACGACGGCGAGGCCGTCTTCGGCGAGATCGGGGCGCGGGTGGCCGGCGCCCGGGTCGCCGACCTGATGAACTACGCGACCGCCGGCGACGTCTACGTCGCGTGGGCCGAGGCGGTCGTGCACGGCCGGCTCTCCCGGCCGCTGGAACGCCGGTACAACGCCGGCGCGGTCTTCAAACGGGCCCGGGGCGCCGGCGCGATCACCCGCGTGGAGGGCCTGGAGAAGCTGCTCACCGAGTACGGCGACGCGGTGGCGATGATCGATCTGCTGCCCGTCGGCGCGCAGCGGCGGGACTGGCAGGCCACCGTGACCAGCGACGGCACGGTCATCGTGCGGCACACCGAGCTGCAACCGGTGATCGAGATGACCGAGCGGTTCGCCGCCGACCTGCAGCTGTACGCCGGCTGA
- a CDS encoding peptide MFS transporter — protein MTRTREPTFFGQPRVLANVFGVELWERFSFYGMQGILLLYLYYEADQGGLGIDQHAATSIVGAYGGSVYLATVIGAWLADRLFGPERVLFGSAILVMCGHVALAVIPQLAGVTIGLILIALGSGGVKSTATAIVGTLYAPGDQRRDAGFSIFYLGINLGALLGPLLTGLLQEELGFHYGFAAAAIGMAIGLIQYAIGRRALTGAARAVPNPLPRNRRPLVALIAVAAIVLVGIFALAGLLRPDRLSTIVVVLSILTALAYFAVILSSRRVDGTERRRVLAFIPMFIASAAFWSLYQQQFTVVTIYSDTRLDREVFGWTMPVSWVQSINPVFVIILSGVFAALWMRLGDRQPSTPVKFAAGTIIMGVAFLLFLPFAGTGANGVPLLGLVGIILVFTIAELLLSPVGLSLSTKLAPAAFRTQMVALFFLSVALGTAMSGTLAGYYSADDEVVYFGVLGILAIAIGVLLWLISRPLQRLMGEVR, from the coding sequence ATGACGCGGACGCGAGAGCCGACCTTCTTCGGGCAGCCGCGGGTGCTCGCCAACGTGTTCGGGGTCGAGCTGTGGGAGCGGTTCTCGTTCTACGGCATGCAGGGAATCCTGCTGTTGTACCTGTACTACGAGGCCGACCAGGGTGGCCTCGGCATCGATCAGCACGCCGCGACCAGCATCGTCGGCGCGTACGGCGGGTCCGTGTACCTCGCCACGGTGATCGGGGCGTGGCTGGCCGACCGGCTGTTCGGGCCGGAGCGTGTCCTGTTCGGCAGCGCGATTCTGGTCATGTGCGGGCATGTCGCACTCGCCGTGATTCCCCAGCTGGCCGGCGTCACCATCGGGCTCATCCTCATCGCGCTCGGCAGCGGCGGCGTCAAGTCCACCGCCACCGCGATCGTCGGCACCCTCTACGCACCCGGCGACCAGCGGCGCGACGCCGGCTTCTCGATCTTCTACCTCGGCATCAACCTGGGTGCCCTGCTGGGCCCGCTGCTCACCGGCCTGCTTCAGGAGGAACTCGGCTTCCACTACGGCTTCGCCGCGGCGGCGATCGGTATGGCGATCGGACTGATCCAGTACGCGATCGGCCGGCGGGCACTGACCGGCGCGGCGCGCGCGGTTCCCAATCCGCTCCCCCGCAACCGCCGGCCCCTGGTCGCCCTGATCGCGGTCGCCGCGATCGTCCTGGTCGGCATCTTCGCGCTGGCCGGCCTGCTGCGCCCCGACCGGCTCTCCACCATCGTCGTCGTACTGAGCATCCTCACGGCGCTCGCCTACTTCGCCGTGATTCTGTCCAGCCGTCGGGTCGACGGCACCGAGCGCCGCCGGGTCCTCGCCTTCATACCCATGTTCATCGCCAGCGCCGCCTTCTGGTCGCTGTATCAGCAACAGTTCACCGTGGTCACGATCTACTCCGACACGCGCCTGGACCGCGAAGTGTTCGGCTGGACCATGCCGGTCTCCTGGGTGCAGTCGATCAATCCGGTCTTCGTCATCATCCTGTCCGGAGTCTTCGCCGCGCTCTGGATGCGCCTCGGCGACCGCCAGCCGTCGACACCGGTCAAGTTCGCCGCCGGAACGATCATCATGGGTGTCGCGTTTCTGCTGTTCCTGCCGTTCGCGGGCACCGGCGCCAACGGCGTCCCGCTGCTGGGACTCGTCGGCATCATCCTCGTCTTCACGATCGCCGAGCTCCTGCTGTCACCGGTCGGGCTGTCGCTGTCGACGAAGCTGGCCCCGGCGGCCTTCCGCACCCAGATGGTCGCGCTGTTCTTCCTCTCCGTCGCCCTGGGCACCGCCATGTCGGGCACGCTGGCCGGCTACTACAGCGCCGATGACGAGGTCGTCTACTTCGGCGTGCTCGGCATCCTCGCGATCGCGATCGGCGTGCTCCTGTGGCTGATCAGCCGCCCCCTCCAGCGGCTCATGGGCGAGGTGCGCTGA
- a CDS encoding DUF805 domain-containing protein, which translates to MTVDTRTSVGPLGYWAGCYRRYATFTGRATRAEYWWFTLINGIIFAALIGLGILVEDSGESSPALGLLILVFFVAGFLPTLAVTCRRLHDAGLSGWWQLLGFIPLGSFVVLIMTVLASDGPNQYDPDLL; encoded by the coding sequence GTGACCGTCGACACCCGGACCAGCGTCGGGCCGCTGGGCTACTGGGCGGGCTGCTACCGCAGGTACGCCACGTTCACCGGCCGGGCGACCCGCGCCGAGTACTGGTGGTTCACCCTCATCAACGGGATCATCTTCGCCGCGCTGATCGGGCTCGGCATCCTCGTCGAGGACTCCGGCGAGAGCAGTCCCGCCCTCGGCCTGCTGATCCTGGTGTTCTTCGTCGCCGGGTTCCTGCCGACCCTGGCGGTCACCTGCCGGCGGCTGCACGACGCCGGCCTGAGCGGCTGGTGGCAGCTGCTCGGATTCATCCCGCTCGGCAGCTTCGTCGTTCTCATCATGACGGTCCTGGCCAGCGACGGCCCCAACCAGTACGACCCGGATCTGCTCTGA
- a CDS encoding prolyl oligopeptidase family serine peptidase, translating to MANSVSRRTLLIAGASTAAGLSLPGAAADASASTRVGFRLDAEVLDGGEQITSITIFTARLGRIDAAGLTTDTFRVHATATSPIALAPGDQVGYDLDRTVTAVRLDRRGNVVLELSHGEGQAGSNTLGYVVSRSRNVQLDLVYTVTQTAPIALRGGGSITISSFAQGRLSDPEVDAFSYHTSGSGMKYRLFTPGHDARGRRPLVVWLHGGGEGASLPDNYYDNETTLRANRGALGFATPQAQRIFSGAYVVAPQSTSFWLEDGPRFAPLILEIVSDLVRRHRIDRDRIYVTGASNGGYMSLKMTTTYPRLFAASVSICPVVAPRTPGGPPMITDAELRSIETPTWLVASRDDTTVPPEPNAVHAHDLIPGSLLTLYDHVVWNGHQFPGHWSWIYVARNDPSVGGTHIWQWMAHRRR from the coding sequence ATGGCTAACTCCGTCAGCCGTCGTACCCTTCTGATCGCCGGGGCGAGCACCGCCGCCGGCCTGTCGTTGCCCGGCGCCGCCGCCGATGCCTCCGCGTCCACTCGGGTGGGATTCCGACTGGACGCGGAGGTTCTGGACGGTGGCGAGCAGATAACCTCGATCACCATTTTCACCGCCCGGCTGGGCCGGATCGATGCGGCCGGCCTGACGACCGATACCTTCCGCGTGCACGCCACGGCGACCAGCCCGATCGCTCTGGCCCCCGGCGACCAGGTCGGTTACGACCTCGACCGCACGGTGACCGCCGTCCGGCTCGATCGCCGTGGCAACGTCGTGCTCGAGCTGAGCCACGGCGAGGGCCAGGCCGGCAGCAACACCCTGGGCTACGTCGTCAGCCGGAGCCGCAACGTGCAGCTCGACCTGGTCTACACCGTCACGCAGACCGCCCCGATCGCCTTGCGCGGCGGCGGCTCGATCACCATCTCGAGCTTCGCGCAGGGCCGGCTGTCGGACCCCGAGGTGGACGCGTTCAGCTACCACACCTCCGGCTCGGGCATGAAGTACCGGCTGTTCACGCCCGGCCACGACGCCCGGGGCCGGCGGCCCCTCGTCGTCTGGCTGCACGGCGGGGGTGAGGGCGCCTCGCTGCCGGACAACTACTACGACAACGAGACCACGCTGCGCGCCAACCGCGGTGCGCTCGGCTTCGCCACCCCGCAGGCGCAACGAATCTTCTCCGGCGCCTACGTCGTCGCGCCGCAGAGCACCTCGTTCTGGCTGGAGGACGGCCCCCGATTCGCCCCGCTCATCCTCGAGATCGTCAGCGATCTCGTACGCCGGCACCGCATCGACCGTGACCGGATCTACGTGACCGGCGCCAGCAACGGCGGCTACATGAGCCTGAAGATGACCACGACATATCCCCGCCTGTTCGCCGCGTCCGTGTCGATCTGCCCTGTCGTCGCGCCCCGGACCCCGGGCGGCCCGCCCATGATCACCGACGCCGAGCTGCGGAGCATCGAGACGCCGACCTGGCTCGTCGCCTCCCGCGACGACACCACGGTCCCGCCGGAGCCCAACGCCGTGCACGCGCACGACCTCATCCCCGGCTCACTGTTGACGCTGTACGACCACGTCGTCTGGAACGGCCATCAGTTCCCCGGACACTGGTCATGGATCTACGTCGCCCGCAACGATCCGAGCGTCGGCGGAACCCACATCTGGCAGTGGATGGCGCACCGACGACGCTAG
- a CDS encoding esterase family protein has product MNRRVEHLHSPAIGAAGTVIAYGHWGRPVLVFPAEAGGAHDFESWGMVDAVADLIDAGRAKVYCVDSIDSQSWSNKGAPIEERARRHNAYESWLLDQVVPWIHGDCGGPVDVLTTGCSMGAFHAANFTLKHGHLASRALCLSGNYDPSRWSGWGERGEAAYFNNPMDYVPNMDGDHLDWLRSTVSLTLVCGQGMWEDTTGTLESTRAFAAVLAAKGIPHELDVWGHDVAHDWPWWRREFAHHLPRFC; this is encoded by the coding sequence GTGAATCGGCGTGTCGAGCACCTGCACTCGCCGGCAATCGGAGCCGCCGGGACGGTGATCGCGTACGGGCACTGGGGGCGGCCGGTGCTGGTGTTCCCGGCCGAGGCGGGCGGGGCGCACGACTTCGAGTCGTGGGGCATGGTCGACGCGGTCGCCGATCTGATCGACGCCGGGCGGGCGAAGGTGTACTGCGTGGACAGCATCGACTCGCAGTCCTGGTCGAACAAGGGAGCACCGATAGAGGAGCGGGCGCGACGGCACAACGCGTACGAGTCGTGGCTGCTCGACCAGGTGGTGCCGTGGATACACGGCGACTGCGGCGGGCCGGTCGACGTCCTGACCACCGGGTGCAGCATGGGCGCCTTTCACGCGGCCAACTTCACCCTCAAGCACGGCCACCTGGCGTCGCGGGCCCTGTGCCTGTCCGGCAACTACGACCCGAGTCGCTGGAGCGGCTGGGGTGAGCGGGGCGAGGCGGCGTACTTCAACAACCCGATGGACTACGTGCCGAACATGGACGGCGACCACCTGGACTGGCTGCGGTCGACGGTGTCCCTGACCCTGGTCTGCGGACAGGGCATGTGGGAGGACACCACCGGCACGCTGGAGAGCACCCGCGCGTTCGCCGCGGTGCTGGCCGCAAAGGGCATCCCGCACGAGCTGGACGTGTGGGGTCACGACGTGGCGCACGACTGGCCGTGGTGGAGGCGGGAGTTCGCTCACCACCTGCCGCGGTTCTGCTGA
- a CDS encoding dipeptidase, whose protein sequence is MPDLRAAVARVLPGIRADLESLVRIRSVSADPTMSAAMDASARAVSGLLASAGLDVDVVRAEGGQPAVIGRRPAPAGAPTVLLYAHHDVQPIGDPADWDSDPFEPVERGGRLFGRGAADDKAGIALHLAALRALGDDLRIGVTVLVDGEEEIGSPTLRRILDDHRDRLAADVVVIADSTNWRVGVPALTTTLRGGVAAVVEVRTLRHAVHNGVYGGPVPDALTTLVRLLATLHDGRGDVAVAGLHRGTADPLDLTDERLRSDAGLVDGVRLIGTGALTSRLWAGPAISIVGIDAPAVDSAALTLVPVARAKVSLRTAPGDDGPAARAALVTHLRAHAPWGATVTVSAGAAVESFAARTDGPAYAAARAALTEAWEVPAVEIGVGGSISFVTTMAEAFPAAEILITGVEDPDTRAHGANESLHLADFERACLAEALLLTFIQQNRGRW, encoded by the coding sequence ATGCCGGATCTCCGCGCCGCGGTCGCACGGGTGCTGCCCGGCATCCGCGCCGACCTGGAGTCGCTGGTGCGCATCCGGTCCGTCTCGGCCGACCCCACGATGTCCGCCGCGATGGACGCGAGCGCGCGGGCCGTGTCCGGGTTGCTTGCCTCGGCCGGCCTGGACGTCGACGTGGTCCGGGCCGAGGGCGGGCAGCCGGCCGTGATCGGCCGCCGACCCGCGCCGGCCGGAGCACCGACCGTGCTGCTCTACGCCCATCACGACGTCCAGCCGATCGGCGACCCGGCGGACTGGGACAGCGACCCGTTCGAGCCGGTGGAGCGCGGCGGCCGGCTGTTCGGCCGGGGCGCGGCCGACGACAAGGCCGGCATCGCGCTGCACCTGGCCGCGCTGCGCGCGCTCGGCGACGACCTCCGCATCGGGGTGACCGTGCTCGTCGACGGCGAGGAGGAGATCGGCTCGCCGACCCTGCGCCGGATCCTCGACGATCACCGCGACCGGCTCGCCGCCGACGTCGTCGTGATCGCCGACTCGACGAACTGGCGGGTGGGCGTGCCGGCGCTGACCACCACGCTGCGCGGCGGCGTCGCGGCCGTGGTGGAGGTGCGGACGCTGCGGCACGCGGTCCACAACGGCGTATACGGCGGCCCGGTGCCGGACGCGCTGACCACCCTCGTGCGGCTGCTCGCCACGCTGCACGACGGGCGCGGCGACGTGGCCGTCGCCGGCCTGCACCGGGGTACGGCGGACCCGCTCGACCTGACCGACGAGCGGCTGCGGTCCGACGCGGGCCTGGTCGACGGCGTACGCCTGATCGGCACCGGAGCCCTGACCTCCCGCCTGTGGGCCGGCCCCGCGATCTCGATCGTCGGCATCGACGCGCCGGCCGTGGACTCCGCCGCGCTGACGCTGGTCCCGGTCGCCCGCGCCAAGGTCTCGCTGCGCACCGCACCCGGCGACGACGGCCCGGCGGCGCGCGCCGCCCTGGTCACGCACCTGCGCGCGCACGCGCCCTGGGGCGCAACGGTCACCGTGTCCGCGGGAGCCGCGGTCGAGTCGTTCGCCGCCCGCACCGACGGCCCGGCCTACGCGGCGGCGCGGGCGGCGCTCACCGAAGCGTGGGAGGTGCCCGCGGTCGAGATCGGCGTCGGTGGTTCGATCTCGTTCGTCACGACGATGGCCGAGGCGTTCCCGGCCGCCGAGATCCTCATCACCGGCGTCGAGGATCCCGACACCCGGGCGCACGGCGCCAACGAGAGCCTGCACCTGGCCGACTTCGAACGCGCCTGCCTCGCCGAGGCGCTGCTCCTGACCTTCATTCAGCAGAACCGCGGCAGGTGGTGA